In Waddliaceae bacterium, the genomic stretch TTCACAGTTGCCAGTATAAGGATATCTATCCAGTGTTTCTTATTAAATTTGAAGGAATCGCGGTGGCGCCAAAATTGATATCCTAGTATTAGTGTACCGGCGATGAACATGCGTACGCCTATAATGAAGAAAGGGTCGGCATAGTTTAGAACATTTTTACCGATGGTGAAGACGCTGGCGATGAGGGCATAAAGTAAAAATACTAGTGGCATAGCTTTTCCAGGTGTTCAAAGGAGATATTATACCAACTCTAGTGAATAAGTGCATTAGCGTTCACGTTTTAACACGGATATTTTGCTCCTCTCATTGCGCCACTAAAGCAAGATTGGTGCGTAACATCAGTTATCACGAGAATATTATATCCATGCTTGAAATTATTACCTTTGATAGTGTATAAATGTTGTCATTGGAAGAGTGGCAGAGTGGCCGAATGCGTCTGTCTTGAAAACAGAAGTCCTTTCACGAGGACCGTGGGTTCGAATCCTACCTCTTCCGACCTAAAAAAGCACGCTAAGGCGTGCTTTTTTTTGGTCGAAAGAGGTAGGAGTCGAACCCACGGAGGGGTTCGCGAGGAACGCAGTGACGAAGAGTTGGCGAGCCTGCGCAGCAGGGGAGACAAAGCCCGCAGGGCCGAGGGCAGGCATGCCCGAGTCCATCCTGCCGACTTCGAAACAAAGGCTCGCAATAGCTCGGCTTTTGTTGTTTCGGAAGAGGTAGGAGTCGCAACCACGGTCCTTGTGAGCTGTCGTTTACAAAGTAAATAATATGAATTTGGGGTGATTATGAAAATTAGCGAAATATTTAATCTTGGCAAAAGCCAAGCAGAGCTTGACTTTGTAGATATCGATCCTTCACTTGATACTGCATTGTTTTTGGATCCTCATTTTTTGTCACAACGATCAGATCGTTGGTCACAAGATGCTGCGCGAACAGTCAAAATTTTTTTCAGAAACCTTTTAGATCTTTTAAAATCGGGGGATACTCAAAGAGCAAAAACTATATTTTATTCATTGTCTGAGCCAAATGAGACCTGCCTTGGGCTGTCTCGTGGAAGTCCACAGGGAAGAGGTGTTGGTGCAGAGGATACACAGAAGATTTTTGAGTCAATCCAAAATAGTCAGGCAATAATCAGTGGTCTTGTTGAAGATTTGGAAGATTGCGTTATTTTTGTAGAGAACTTTGGTAAAGATAAGTTGTCTGATATGACTACAAATATTATTAGATTGCAGTTGATTGAATATACACGAGAACAAGCGAATCTTTGGGATATACCCTTATCTCCTGCTGTTCAGATGGGTCCATGTTGGGATACAGATACGAGTTCTTGGGTGAACGAGCATGGGGAGATGCTTGTTGTTAATGGCAGACGAATCTTACTTGTTCCGAAAGGAGTTGTTTCTTATAGCAAAGACTATACTCCTGTTAAATATCACCAGCATTTTGTACTGAACTATTTACAAGATGAACATCTGAAGTTGAATTCATCATTAGTGAGAAGAGACCACCGAAAAGATGGTTCTATAAGAGTCTATGTTACTAAAAAAGACATCAAAGAAACAGAATCACCAGGGACAAAGGAATACCTGATACGATTTACAGAGAAACACCCATCCGTGTTTAAAAAGTTTAAAGAAGAAATGAAAGGTCAAAATGAATCTCTCACTGATAGCGAGTTCAGCGATATTGATATTGAAAGTATTATAGATCATTTGATGAAAGAGTTAAATGAGATAAGTCCGGGGCGTGAAGATGCTTCAAGGTACCATGATTTGATAATTGGTATTTTAGAATTACTATTCTATCCTGACGTGATCAGCCCTGTAAAAGAACAGAGAATTCATGAAGGTCGTAAACGAATTGACATAGTTTTCGATAATGCAGCAGAAAGCGGGATATTTCATGACTTACACGAGATTCATAGGCTCCCTTGTCAGTATATTTTTATGGAATGTAAAAATTATAGTGGGGATCCTAACAATCCAGAGCTTGATCAACTCGCAGGGCGCTTCTCTCCAAATAGAGGTAAAGCTGGGTTTTTAATTTGTAGAACGATTGAAAATATGGACTTATTTTTATCGAGGTGTATAGATACTTATAGAGATGATAGGGGGTTGATTATTCCAATTGTGGATTCTGATCTTATAAAAGCAATGAAAGAAAGAAAAAATAATAAGAGGCTACATCTGAATAAAATACTAAGGGATCGACAAAGAGAAATTCAGTTAAAAAGCTGAAAAGAAGTATGAGGAGTTCTTTTCATAGATGACTTTGGTCTTGAAAGGGCGAGTCAGGGTGTCATCAGGGTGTCAGGCTTGCGTCTTTGTATCTTTTCTTTGCAAACACGCAAAGACGCAAGCCTGACACCCTCCTTCGAAATTTGACGGGGTACATTTTGGAGCTTTATTATATAAAGAAAATCATTTATCCTATTTAAAGATAGGCCCAAAGACAGGAAAACGAAAATTCTTATTTGCGTTTAGGAACGTTTTCAGGCACTATCTTTCTATGTTGCATCAGCCATTACAAAGAGCTGCTATCAGAGTGTGGATAGACCATGAAAAATTAATTACCAAGGCAATATGAAAACCGACTTTTCGACCAATAAGAAAGATCCAAGCAAACAAAAAACCAGAGGTGGCTATTACACACCTCTGCAACTAACAAAATTCCTTACTGACTGGGCTATCAGAACGGGGCAAGAATCTATTTTGGAACCAAGCTGTGGTGACGGAAACTTCCTCTCTTCAATTGTCAATCGACTCCAAGAACTGTCAGATAAAAACAAAAAGATTACAGCTCAGATTGATGCTGTTGAAATAGAGAAAGGTGAAATATCAAAAGCAAAAAAAAGAATAACCTCAACTGATAAACAACATCACAAAATCAACTGGTTTTCAGGAGACTTTTTTGATTATTTTTCGCAAACGCTAAACAAAAAAAAATTTGACGTCGTTTTAGGAAACCCGCCATTCATTCGATTTCAATATTTTGATCCTACGAGCAGAGATAAGGCCTTCAAATTTCTTAGAGAGTTTGGTTATAAGCCAACAAAGCTAGCAAATGCGTGGTCTGCTTTTCTTCAATTAAGCATCGAACTACTGAATGAAAATGGTCGTTTAGCAATGGTAGTCCCGGCAGAGTTACTTCAAGTAAAATATGCCCACGAACTAAGACAGCGTTTGTCACGTATGTTTGAGCATATTGTTCTTGTTTGTTTCAAACGTTTAGTTTTTCCAGAAATACAACAAGAAGTAGTCTTGCTACTTGCCGAAGGAAAAAGAAATTCTCTGCAAAAAGAATCCGATATTCATACTGTCGAGTTCGACGATGGATCTTTTTTGAAAAAAGAAAGCTTAGAAGGGGCTATCGCACATATACCAGCGAAACATTCACGCCCTGATATGAAGTGGACCTCTCTTTTTTTGAAAAAATCTTCTTATGAAGCTATTGAATGCATCCCATCAATTCCTAAATTAGAAAAACTGAGTAAATACGCTGATGTTGATGTTGGTGTAGTAACGGGTAGAAATAAATTTTTCATATTAACCAAGGAGCAGGTTGATCAATATTCTGCTCATGATTACTGTGTGCCTGTAGTTGGGAAAACTTCGGCACTTAAGTCTCTTGCGTTTCAAACTAAAGATATTCAAGCGTACAGCGAACAATACCCAGCTTATCTGCTAAATTTAAAAGGCATTTCTAGAAACGACTTACCCCCCTCATTGCTTGAATATATCGTACAAGGTGAAGAACAGGATGTTCACAAAGGTTACAAATGCCGAATTCGTTCTGTTTGGTACCAAGTGCCATCTATTCATATACCGGATGCATTTTTGTATCGACAAATATATAGGTTTCCTCTACTCACAACGAATCAGGCTAATGCAACTTCAACAGATACAATACACAGAGTAAGAATGAAAAATGGCACTAACCCAAAATGGCTTTCTATGTGCATGTTTAATTCTTTAACTCTTACTTGGGCTGAGATTTGTGGTAGAAGTTATGGCGGTGGAGTACTTGAACTGGAGCCAAGCGAGGCAGAGGAGCTACCAGTTTTTTATAGTGAAGACCTGCCAATTGATTTTGAAAAATTGAATAAATTAATATTGTCTGGGGATTACACAAAAGCGCTGAATTATACAGACAGAATAATATTAAAAGATGCCTTACAGCTTAAAGACTCACAGATAAAAGCAATTCGAAATGCAGGAGAAGAACTGCGAACAAGGCGAATTGGTAGAAAATAATATAATTTTTCTAAACAAAAAACAGAAAAACACTTGTTATCAGAGAGATATGCATGCCGGAATGAAGGTTTCATGAAAAGAGAGTGTGTGTAGAAGTAAATAATGAAATTGAGTTGACATCTAACCGATAATTTTTATTTGGTTGGATCATGTTGGAATAGGCATCTCTTTAATAATCAAAAGTTCTTCTTTTGACAAACCTAATAATAGAGAAACTTTGTCTTCTATACTAGAACGAAGGTTGTTGCATTTCCGCTCTAGTAAAACTGTTTTATGAGGGATAATAGTTTGATTGAGGAGTTCATTACATTCAATTAATTTTATGACTAATGTTGCAATTTTATTCTTTAGGGCCCGACTAATATTAGGAATAGGCAAATGTTCTATGAATTGCTTACCATGAGAATAATAACCGCCTCTGAAAACACTAGTTTTACAACGAATCATCGCTTCACTAAGAGGGTGGCATAAAACCGCCATTAAAAAGAACAAATCAATATCTGCACCCGACCTAGGTCGAATCAAATAATAAGGACCATTTCCACCACCCGTAACAACAGTATTTTTATCATCAAAAGAGTATCTCGGTTCTACGGAAAGTACAGGTAGAATTATCTTTGATCCAGAAAATTTTGTAAGGCTTTGTGAGCGACCAAATTGGTACCACTGTTTTTCAATAGCAGAACCGCCAGTTATATTTCGATCCTCTAACTCACTACGACGCGCTGTTAAATATTCTAAGGCTAGAGGGAATTTTTCTCTCATTTCAGAAGGTTGGATTAATTGCGCTTGCCCATTGTCTATTTTGTAGGGAAAGATCATGTATTTATTTGGCTTGGGTTTTGAATAAGCAATAAGTGTAATGTCTTTTAAACAAGGCCTCAATATTTCCTTTTCTATCAACCATTCGCGACTATCCCATTTAAGGATGATATGATCTTCTTCTTCTCGAAAAGCTGAAAAAATATAAATTGGGTCTTTACTTGTTTGTGCACCAACGAAAATGTCTGCAACTTCGCAGAGTGTTAAAGGGCTTTTTTCTCGAACAGCGTTGAAAATATTTTCAATATCCTGAGAGATGAATGTCCAAGGGTCAGCAGATATGCTGTCTGCTTTTAACAATTGAATGTTTTCTTTTCCCCCGTATTGCCAATTGTAAATATTGGCTACTTTTTCAAAAACGAACTCTTCTGAACTCTCCTTTTGAAGAACCAGAATGCAAGTATAATTAGCGGAGTCTTTGCCAAAAACTTGTTGTGCCCCAAAATGAATTAGCTCTTTCAGCATTTTCTTTTTCGTTATAATAGTTCTTAACGCACTACCCGCTGAGGTTATCATAAATTTGTGTGGCACAATCATGCCAACTATGCCATTCTTTAGTATCAGCTCTAACGATCGCTCAATGAATAAAGAATATTTGTCGAAATTTTCTTTTTTCGCCGTTTGATACGGACTATTTTTCATCTTATATAATGCAACCTCTTCGGGTGAATAGCGCAACATTTTCTGTATTCTGATATATGGAGGGTTCCCAACTATTACATCAAATCCGCCCCGAGACATTTCGTTTGGGAATTCGTTATCCCAGGTAAATGGAGTGGTTATTTCTTCAAGGTGTGAATTTTCTTCAGGTATTTGAGAATGATCTATGAGGCTATTTCCGCAACGGATAATCATGTCAAGTGAGGGGAGAGCTTTATATCCTGTTAATTTGCGATATGCTTGAAGATTTTCTGAAGATTCGTTTTCAATTAGTTTTAAAAGCAAACTAAACTTAGCAATTTCAACCGCATTAGGGTCGACATCTACGCCTCTAATACTCTGTAGTAAAATTCGTTTTTTTTCACTAAATTGAAGCTGCCATATACCTTGTCCAGTATCATAAATTCGAGAGTTATTTTCTTTATGTGTATTTTTAACGTACCAGTCTAAATGATAATTTAGTAGAAATTCAAAGATGCTAATTAAAAATATTCCAGAACCACAACAAATATCAGCAACAGTGAACTCTTTAAGATCATCAGGGTTTCTATCTCTTATTGCTGGAGCCAAAGTCTTTTCCAAAATCTCTCTAACAATATATTGTGGGGTAGATACAACACCGCCGCTTTCTCGGACTTCAGGCTTTTCAACCATAGAAACGATATCATGCTCAATACATATATTCTCGCTTAAAAATAGCTCATAAATCTCTCCCAATACACTCGGCTCCACAACCGAAAATGTGTAGGGGCTTTTAGGGTAATAAAGCTCTTTAATAATCTTTTTTAAAACCTTATCACCAACTTGTACGTGCATTTGTTTATCAATCATAATGTCAAAAAGACCTGAATCGTAAAATTCATCAGCTTTAGCCAGTAACTTCATCAGTGAATCAAAGGTTGATGAAAAGTCAATATTTTTAAGAGTTTCGTATTTCTCAATGTTCCTGTCTTCGCATATACGCAAGAATATTATTCTTGATAAGAATCGCTGGACAATATAAGTCAGTTTTTCAGAATCAAGTTCATTATTGTAAAAATGTATATCTTGTGCTAGCAACAACCGCCAGTCACGAACTTGCGAGAGGAAATAATCATCAAATTGTTTTGACCCCTGCCGAGTTAGGCCGACTTTAAAAATTTCATCAAATTTCCTTGTATAAATAGATTCCCAAGACAATTGCTCATATATTTCGTCAAATTTAGTTTCAAATTCTTCATATGAGTATAGTGCCAGCCTACTTACGTGAACTTCATCATTTTCAAGCGGGGCATGTGAGCAGTCATATATAGCCAGGTAGCGAAAATTTGTAAGTACTGATATGGGCATACTTGCTGAAAAACCATAACGCCTAACCTGAAAAGAGCTAGATTTGTCTGAAAGAATATTTATGCTAGGTTTTTTGGACTCAACAAAGAACTTTCTTTGCCTCGCTATTTTCAATTCATAGTCTGGTTTTTTTGACAGTTTATTTTCGCCGACCTCAACAGTGGCCTCTTCAATAACTTCTCTTAGGTCAAGTGGCTTACCGCTTTTGTTATGAACATCCCAACCTAAAGATTCTAGAAAAGGGGTGATAAACTCTGTTCGAGCTTGTGTTTCGTTATATAGAGTTCCAAGCTTACAGTAATCTTTTTCATTTTTTTTAAAAGCTTTAATAAGACTTTTTATGGATTCTCGCGCTTTTTCTTTATTTTTTTTACAGAACATGATCTTTTTTCTTATTGATTGATTTTATAACACCTAACCTTCCGTTTGAATCTCATGTTTACGAAAAAAAAGGAAAAAAAGTCAAGAAAAAGGTATTATAAGTTATTATAAGTTCTTGTTTTCTTTGGGAAGCAAAAAGGTGCTTTCTGAGCTACTTTTTTAAGTGTAACGCGCAAGCGTAAAGGTTTCCTAGAGATAGAATTATGTGGGTGTCAGGCGTGCAATGGTGCAATCAAAGAATCGCAAATCGCATGCTATGCCACTTTCACTTAATATATAAACACAGATGGAGTAGAATTTATTCTTGAATAAAGAATATTACAAAAATATGAAAAATAAGGAGTCGCAGTTGAGCAAAATATATTTAACGAAATCACGTTTTGTCATGGGGCAGCGATGTCCAAAAGCGCTATTCTTTAGCAATTTCCAGCCGGAACGAGCTAGTGAGGAGTCGACCCTTGATAGGAAGGTCAAGATCGAGGGGATGTTAGTGGGCGAATATGCCAGGACTTACTTCCCCGAAGGCGAGTTAATAGAGACCCTCAAGATTAGCGATGCTGTTGAACGAACTCGCGAAGCGATTGAGAGGGGAGTGCTTACCATTTTTGAGGCGGCATTTGAAGCTGGCGGCGTTGTTATCCGATCGGATATCTTGACGCGCTCGTCGGTAGATTCGCCATGGCGTCTGTACGAAGTCAAGGGCAATACTTATCATAAGAAAGACGAATACGAGAAGATGGAATATCGGAATGATGTTGCAGTTCAAGCTTGGGTTCTTAAGCAGGCAGGAATTGATCTCGATGGTGTTTTTCTTATGCACCTGAATCGCGAGTGCGTTTATCCCGATCTATCAAATTTATTTGTGTCAGAGGACTATACTGAAGAGATTAAGCCGATTCTGGAAACGATGGACGATGATGTCGCTAAGCTACTCAAAATCCTTGGAGATCAAGTGAAATCCGTTGTCGCGATTGGGCCACAGTGTGAGAACCCAAGGATTTGTCCTTTTAAGGAGCATTGTTGGCGCCATTTACCCAAGTACAACGTGTTCAAGATTCCAAGGTGTCATAAGAAGTGGAATTTCTACAATGATGGCCGTTGCGATGTAGACGATCTTAATAAGAGGGAATTTAGCTCTCCACGTCAGGCTCGCGTATTGAAGTGTTATCAGGAGGAACGCCAGTTTCTGGATAAGGAGCTAGCAAGGCAGCTTCTCAGTTCGTGGACATTTCCCATTTCATACTTTGACTTGGAAGCGGTAAGTTATCCGATACCGAGGTATGAAAAAACACGTCCTTATCAAGATCTTCCCTTTCAATTCAGTCTTCATATTCAGCGTAA encodes the following:
- a CDS encoding DUF2779 domain-containing protein encodes the protein MNKEYYKNMKNKESQLSKIYLTKSRFVMGQRCPKALFFSNFQPERASEESTLDRKVKIEGMLVGEYARTYFPEGELIETLKISDAVERTREAIERGVLTIFEAAFEAGGVVIRSDILTRSSVDSPWRLYEVKGNTYHKKDEYEKMEYRNDVAVQAWVLKQAGIDLDGVFLMHLNRECVYPDLSNLFVSEDYTEEIKPILETMDDDVAKLLKILGDQVKSVVAIGPQCENPRICPFKEHCWRHLPKYNVFKIPRCHKKWNFYNDGRCDVDDLNKREFSSPRQARVLKCYQEERQFLDKELARQLLSSWTFPISYFDLEAVSYPIPRYEKTRPYQDLPFQFSLHIQRKPEGDLEHLEFLYDGVDDPREAFIQNMLEALPSDGVIVVYHQSYELTKFKDLKRDFPAYGDRLDDIIRRVVDLKKVIEETVFDPEFLGSFSIKRVAPVLLGAQASYKGLSVSDGIEAMLSFQKSLEFNQGHPEREKIRSGLLEYCKQDTVLMVDLHNWLKKQIEERV
- a CDS encoding SAM-dependent DNA methyltransferase — protein: MKTDFSTNKKDPSKQKTRGGYYTPLQLTKFLTDWAIRTGQESILEPSCGDGNFLSSIVNRLQELSDKNKKITAQIDAVEIEKGEISKAKKRITSTDKQHHKINWFSGDFFDYFSQTLNKKKFDVVLGNPPFIRFQYFDPTSRDKAFKFLREFGYKPTKLANAWSAFLQLSIELLNENGRLAMVVPAELLQVKYAHELRQRLSRMFEHIVLVCFKRLVFPEIQQEVVLLLAEGKRNSLQKESDIHTVEFDDGSFLKKESLEGAIAHIPAKHSRPDMKWTSLFLKKSSYEAIECIPSIPKLEKLSKYADVDVGVVTGRNKFFILTKEQVDQYSAHDYCVPVVGKTSALKSLAFQTKDIQAYSEQYPAYLLNLKGISRNDLPPSLLEYIVQGEEQDVHKGYKCRIRSVWYQVPSIHIPDAFLYRQIYRFPLLTTNQANATSTDTIHRVRMKNGTNPKWLSMCMFNSLTLTWAEICGRSYGGGVLELEPSEAEELPVFYSEDLPIDFEKLNKLILSGDYTKALNYTDRIILKDALQLKDSQIKAIRNAGEELRTRRIGRK
- a CDS encoding N-6 DNA methylase is translated as MFCKKNKEKARESIKSLIKAFKKNEKDYCKLGTLYNETQARTEFITPFLESLGWDVHNKSGKPLDLREVIEEATVEVGENKLSKKPDYELKIARQRKFFVESKKPSINILSDKSSSFQVRRYGFSASMPISVLTNFRYLAIYDCSHAPLENDEVHVSRLALYSYEEFETKFDEIYEQLSWESIYTRKFDEIFKVGLTRQGSKQFDDYFLSQVRDWRLLLAQDIHFYNNELDSEKLTYIVQRFLSRIIFLRICEDRNIEKYETLKNIDFSSTFDSLMKLLAKADEFYDSGLFDIMIDKQMHVQVGDKVLKKIIKELYYPKSPYTFSVVEPSVLGEIYELFLSENICIEHDIVSMVEKPEVRESGGVVSTPQYIVREILEKTLAPAIRDRNPDDLKEFTVADICCGSGIFLISIFEFLLNYHLDWYVKNTHKENNSRIYDTGQGIWQLQFSEKKRILLQSIRGVDVDPNAVEIAKFSLLLKLIENESSENLQAYRKLTGYKALPSLDMIIRCGNSLIDHSQIPEENSHLEEITTPFTWDNEFPNEMSRGGFDVIVGNPPYIRIQKMLRYSPEEVALYKMKNSPYQTAKKENFDKYSLFIERSLELILKNGIVGMIVPHKFMITSAGSALRTIITKKKMLKELIHFGAQQVFGKDSANYTCILVLQKESSEEFVFEKVANIYNWQYGGKENIQLLKADSISADPWTFISQDIENIFNAVREKSPLTLCEVADIFVGAQTSKDPIYIFSAFREEEDHIILKWDSREWLIEKEILRPCLKDITLIAYSKPKPNKYMIFPYKIDNGQAQLIQPSEMREKFPLALEYLTARRSELEDRNITGGSAIEKQWYQFGRSQSLTKFSGSKIILPVLSVEPRYSFDDKNTVVTGGGNGPYYLIRPRSGADIDLFFLMAVLCHPLSEAMIRCKTSVFRGGYYSHGKQFIEHLPIPNISRALKNKIATLVIKLIECNELLNQTIIPHKTVLLERKCNNLRSSIEDKVSLLLGLSKEELLIIKEMPIPT